A portion of the Micromonospora vinacea genome contains these proteins:
- a CDS encoding amylo-alpha-1,6-glucosidase, with product MIDIHFGPQICGDLTSAASREWLVPDGLGGYAMGTVGGLRTRRYHGLLVVPGETPASRQVGLVSLDPAVTLPSGARVRLGAHEWASGDVDPRGFELLERFDLIDGLPRWRWRIGAVVIERELAMLPGRSCVAVVHRLVAGGPVRLELSAACTWRDAHGERRADGPVPQVEAVADGAVVEGAYRLAGPGWAPEGQWWLGVHHREEANRGLHPDEDLWYAGRFSGELERPGDTVSVRAWAGRLDEEPPPAEEIVATARRRNRQVVATAKPADDVEATLALAADAFVVRTDQAAVDVVAGYPWFGAWSRDTMISYEGLFLCTGRADEGRELLRAYAATLSEGMLANTADTGRVEYNTVDGTLWFLHAVSRHVTVTGDTDLGDELLPALCAVIDAHTAGTRYGIRVDPADGLLTQGAAGTALTWMDARVYGVPVTPRTGKPVEVNALWINGLAGLAELTELAGQDAGELWRLHRQATASFRERFPAPAGWLHDVLDAPAPAYPLGGAALHDDDALRPNQLLAWSLPYAPMEPDEATLRRVAGGLLTPLGPRSLAPDSTEFVGRHRGGPADRDGGYHQGTVWPWLLGPYVDAARRGKMSVDDVFVGVEAHLMEYGLGSVSETADGLAPHTATGCPFQAWSVAELLRVRRKSQ from the coding sequence TTGATCGACATTCACTTCGGCCCGCAGATCTGCGGCGACCTGACCAGCGCGGCCAGCCGGGAGTGGCTGGTCCCCGACGGCCTCGGCGGCTATGCGATGGGCACTGTCGGAGGGCTGCGGACCCGTCGCTACCACGGTCTGTTGGTGGTTCCCGGCGAAACGCCGGCGTCCCGGCAGGTGGGACTGGTCAGCCTTGATCCGGCGGTCACCCTGCCGTCCGGCGCGCGGGTACGCCTCGGCGCCCACGAGTGGGCCTCCGGCGACGTGGACCCTCGCGGCTTCGAGCTGTTGGAGCGCTTCGACCTGATCGACGGGCTACCCCGCTGGCGGTGGCGGATCGGCGCGGTGGTGATCGAACGGGAGCTGGCCATGCTGCCCGGCCGCTCCTGCGTCGCGGTGGTGCACCGGCTGGTCGCCGGTGGTCCCGTCCGGCTGGAGCTGTCGGCCGCCTGCACCTGGCGCGACGCGCACGGCGAACGACGGGCCGACGGGCCGGTCCCGCAGGTCGAGGCGGTGGCCGACGGCGCGGTGGTCGAGGGCGCGTACCGGCTCGCCGGCCCGGGCTGGGCGCCCGAGGGGCAGTGGTGGCTGGGCGTGCACCACCGCGAGGAGGCCAACCGGGGGCTGCACCCGGACGAGGACCTCTGGTACGCGGGTCGCTTCTCCGGGGAGTTGGAACGCCCCGGTGACACGGTGTCGGTGCGGGCCTGGGCCGGTCGACTCGACGAGGAGCCGCCGCCAGCGGAGGAGATCGTGGCGACAGCGAGGCGGCGCAACCGGCAGGTGGTGGCGACGGCGAAGCCAGCCGACGACGTGGAGGCCACCCTGGCGCTGGCCGCCGACGCGTTCGTGGTGCGCACCGACCAGGCGGCGGTGGACGTGGTCGCCGGCTACCCGTGGTTCGGCGCGTGGTCGCGGGACACGATGATCTCGTACGAGGGGTTGTTCCTCTGCACCGGTCGCGCTGACGAGGGCCGGGAACTGCTGCGGGCGTACGCGGCGACGCTGTCCGAGGGGATGCTCGCCAACACTGCCGACACCGGTCGGGTCGAGTACAACACCGTCGACGGCACGCTGTGGTTCCTGCACGCGGTGAGCCGGCACGTCACCGTCACCGGCGACACCGACCTCGGCGACGAGCTGCTGCCCGCGCTGTGCGCCGTGATCGACGCCCACACCGCCGGCACCCGGTACGGGATCCGCGTCGACCCGGCCGACGGGCTGCTCACCCAGGGCGCCGCCGGCACGGCGCTGACCTGGATGGATGCCCGGGTGTACGGGGTGCCGGTCACCCCGCGCACCGGCAAGCCGGTCGAGGTCAACGCGTTGTGGATCAACGGGCTGGCCGGGCTCGCGGAGCTGACCGAGCTGGCCGGGCAGGATGCCGGCGAGCTGTGGCGACTCCACCGGCAGGCCACCGCCTCGTTCCGGGAGCGGTTCCCGGCCCCGGCGGGCTGGCTGCACGACGTGCTGGACGCGCCCGCGCCGGCGTACCCGCTGGGTGGCGCCGCCCTGCACGACGACGACGCGTTGCGCCCCAACCAGCTGCTGGCCTGGTCGCTGCCGTACGCGCCGATGGAGCCGGACGAGGCCACGCTGCGGCGGGTCGCGGGCGGGCTGCTCACCCCGCTCGGGCCACGCAGTCTCGCCCCGGATTCCACCGAGTTCGTGGGCCGGCACCGGGGCGGCCCGGCCGACCGGGACGGGGGCTACCACCAGGGCACCGTCTGGCCGTGGTTGCTCGGCCCGTACGTGGACGCCGCGCGTCGTGGAAAGATGTCCGTCGATGACGTATTCGTCGGCGTTGAGGCCCATTTGATGGAATATGGGTTAGGCTCGGTAAGCGAGACGGCCGATGGCCTCGCGCCGCACACCGCCACCGGGTGCCCGTTCCAGGCATGGTCGGTGGCCGAGCTGCTGCGGGTGCGGCGAAAGAGCCAGTAG
- a CDS encoding glycosyltransferase family 4 protein has translation MSLDAHVIDINPARQLRVLMLSWEYPPVLVGGLGRHVHALSVALAAAGHEVTVVTRHTEGAPLEEYADGVRILRAPEDPVTFPLATNSLLAWTMAFNHTLTRTALRATQAGSYDVIHAHDWLVAHTAVTVAEHLDLPLVTTMHATEAGRHQGWLPEEMNRTIHGVEHWLSNSSIRVITCSGYMRDQVTALFDVPAAQVDVVPNGVDDRAWRARPRAVASARARFAGDGPLVGYAGRLVYEKGVQHLVHAVPRLRERHPGLRVVIAGDGPYRTELEAEARRLALSSTVRFTGFLDSTQLPAMLGATDATVVPSLYEPFGMVALEAAAAGAPLAVARTGGLAEIVEPGVTGVTFPHSDPDALAGAVGQLLGDEVFARRLARRARTMVGERYGWATIAARTAASYATARREHGPVQARRAAARLAGGRTRIAIPEGNLLAAADHAAC, from the coding sequence ATGTCACTCGATGCCCACGTGATCGACATCAACCCCGCCCGACAGCTGCGGGTGCTGATGCTCTCCTGGGAGTACCCGCCGGTGCTCGTCGGCGGTCTCGGCCGACACGTGCACGCCCTCTCCGTCGCCCTCGCCGCCGCCGGCCACGAGGTCACCGTCGTCACCCGCCACACCGAGGGCGCACCCCTCGAGGAATACGCCGACGGCGTACGCATCCTGCGCGCCCCCGAAGACCCGGTCACCTTCCCCCTCGCCACCAACTCCCTGCTGGCCTGGACCATGGCCTTCAACCACACCCTCACCCGCACCGCCCTGCGCGCCACCCAGGCCGGCTCCTACGACGTCATCCACGCCCACGACTGGCTCGTCGCGCACACCGCCGTCACAGTGGCCGAGCACCTGGACCTCCCCCTGGTCACCACCATGCACGCCACCGAGGCCGGCCGGCACCAGGGCTGGCTGCCCGAGGAGATGAACCGCACCATCCACGGCGTCGAACACTGGCTCAGCAACTCCTCCATTCGAGTGATCACCTGCTCCGGGTACATGCGCGACCAGGTGACCGCGCTGTTCGACGTACCGGCCGCCCAGGTCGACGTGGTGCCCAACGGGGTCGACGACCGGGCCTGGCGGGCCCGTCCCCGAGCGGTCGCGTCGGCCCGGGCCCGGTTTGCCGGGGACGGCCCGCTGGTCGGGTACGCCGGACGACTGGTCTACGAGAAGGGCGTCCAGCACCTGGTGCACGCCGTACCCCGGCTCCGCGAACGACACCCGGGGCTGCGCGTCGTGATCGCCGGCGATGGCCCGTACCGCACCGAGTTGGAAGCCGAGGCCCGGCGGCTGGCGCTCAGCTCGACCGTCCGGTTCACCGGGTTCCTCGACTCCACCCAACTACCCGCGATGCTCGGCGCCACCGACGCGACGGTGGTCCCCAGCCTCTACGAGCCGTTCGGCATGGTGGCGCTGGAGGCGGCGGCCGCCGGAGCGCCACTGGCGGTGGCCCGTACCGGCGGCCTCGCCGAGATCGTCGAACCCGGAGTTACCGGCGTGACGTTCCCGCACAGCGACCCGGACGCGCTCGCCGGCGCGGTCGGCCAACTGCTCGGCGACGAGGTCTTCGCCCGGCGGCTGGCCCGCCGGGCCCGCACGATGGTCGGCGAGCGGTACGGCTGGGCCACCATCGCGGCCCGCACCGCCGCCAGCTACGCCACCGCTCGTCGCGAACACGGCCCCGTGCAGGCCCGACGCGCCGCCGCCCGACTGGCCGGCGGGCGGACCCGGATCGCCATCCCGGAGGGCAACCTGCTCGCCGCCGCCGACCACGCCGCCTGCTGA
- a CDS encoding serine/threonine-protein kinase, translating to MLIAGRYQLLDLVGRGGMGRVWRARDEMLHREVAVKEIVPPSWLADRERAEVRSRTMREARAAARLNHPAVVRLYDVVAVDGSPWIVMEYVPSRTLQDVVDTEGPLEPARAARIGLAVLDALQAAHTAGVLHRDIKPQNVLVAHDGRVMLTDFGLATFDGGDGAMTRPGMVLGSPQYVAPERAAEGASTVAADLWSLGATLHAAVEGQSPYARSTAMATLSALAAGPPDPAPHAGALAPVLDGLLRRDPRDRLDHDTTRRLLRTAATGRADPSPTTDRPSADGPAPGLVGQRATADDPDDQDPTVPLPDPAVAVSASPTPTPDPAAAGRTARRVAVVAVALLVAVVAGVGTALTVAGNKPTDVTGSSSPPPNRPPNGEPFGPGPPPGPPPNGRNVPPPPFACVRPDVVGSPVQAGTPTSGEEFRPPPGWVWHADTGGFRVSVPATWLTSRDGEVACFQDPATGRAFSVAEGGAVDPLELLRTARETAAGTGSLPGYDEIRLAANDGGAEWELRWQTPHGPWLHARQQVLGADRWTLGWITRDEDWAGAAADWDRVRKSFRPPR from the coding sequence GTGCTGATCGCCGGTCGGTACCAACTGCTCGACCTGGTGGGTCGCGGGGGCATGGGTCGGGTGTGGCGCGCCCGCGACGAGATGCTGCACCGCGAGGTAGCGGTCAAGGAAATCGTTCCACCGAGTTGGTTGGCCGACCGTGAACGGGCCGAGGTGCGCTCACGCACCATGCGGGAGGCCCGTGCCGCGGCCCGACTCAACCACCCCGCCGTGGTCCGGCTCTACGACGTCGTCGCCGTCGACGGCAGCCCATGGATCGTCATGGAGTACGTCCCGTCCCGCACCCTCCAGGACGTCGTGGACACCGAAGGGCCGCTGGAACCGGCCCGCGCGGCCCGGATTGGCCTGGCCGTGCTCGACGCGCTGCAGGCCGCGCACACCGCCGGGGTGCTGCACCGCGACATCAAGCCGCAGAACGTGCTCGTGGCGCACGACGGGCGGGTGATGCTCACCGACTTCGGGCTGGCCACCTTCGACGGCGGCGACGGCGCGATGACCCGCCCCGGCATGGTCCTCGGCTCCCCGCAGTACGTGGCCCCGGAGCGGGCCGCCGAGGGTGCGTCCACAGTGGCCGCCGACCTGTGGTCGCTCGGGGCGACCCTGCACGCCGCCGTGGAGGGGCAGTCCCCGTACGCCCGCAGCACCGCGATGGCCACCCTGAGCGCACTGGCCGCCGGCCCGCCGGACCCCGCACCGCACGCCGGGGCGCTCGCGCCGGTCCTGGACGGGCTGCTGCGCCGCGACCCGCGCGACCGCCTCGACCACGACACGACCCGTCGGTTGCTCAGGACGGCCGCGACCGGTCGCGCCGACCCGTCGCCGACGACCGACCGACCCTCTGCCGACGGGCCGGCGCCGGGGCTGGTGGGCCAGCGCGCCACGGCGGACGACCCCGACGACCAGGACCCCACCGTTCCGCTGCCCGACCCGGCCGTAGCCGTCAGCGCCTCCCCCACGCCGACCCCGGACCCGGCGGCCGCCGGGCGTACCGCGCGTCGGGTGGCGGTGGTCGCCGTCGCGCTGCTGGTCGCCGTCGTGGCCGGTGTCGGCACCGCGCTGACCGTCGCCGGAAACAAGCCCACCGACGTCACCGGCTCGTCCAGCCCGCCACCGAACCGTCCACCCAACGGCGAGCCGTTCGGCCCCGGCCCACCGCCCGGCCCCCCGCCGAACGGGCGGAACGTCCCCCCGCCCCCGTTCGCCTGCGTCCGCCCGGACGTCGTCGGATCGCCGGTGCAGGCCGGCACGCCGACCTCGGGCGAGGAGTTCCGGCCGCCGCCCGGCTGGGTCTGGCACGCCGACACCGGCGGCTTCCGGGTCTCCGTACCCGCGACGTGGCTGACCTCCCGCGACGGCGAGGTGGCGTGCTTCCAGGACCCGGCGACCGGCCGGGCCTTCAGCGTGGCCGAGGGCGGCGCCGTCGATCCCCTGGAACTTCTACGGACCGCCCGCGAAACGGCGGCCGGAACGGGCTCCCTGCCGGGGTACGACGAGATCCGGCTCGCCGCGAACGACGGCGGAGCCGAGTGGGAGCTCCGCTGGCAGACACCGCACGGACCGTGGCTGCACGCCCGGCAACAGGTCCTCGGCGCCGACCGGTGGACGTTGGGTTGGATCACCCGGGACGAGGACTGGGCCGGGGCCGCCGCAGACTGGGATCGGGTGCGAAAGAGTTTCCGACCACCCCGCTGA
- a CDS encoding serine/threonine-protein kinase, with amino-acid sequence MHQLLIAGRYRLLDLVGTGGMGRVWLARDEMLHRDVAVKEIVPPSWLAETEREELRLRTLREARAAARLNHPNVVRLYDVVHDRESPWIVMEYVPSRSVQQIISAEGPLSPQRTARIGLAVLAALRAAHAAGVLHRDVKPHNVLVADDGRVVLTDFGLATFDGGDGVMTGPGTVLGSPQFVAPERAREGVSDARTDMWSLGATLYATVEGQSPYARSTAMATLSALATEPPDPMRRAGPLGPVLTGLLQRDPWRRLTAVEAEPLLRSAAASHDEPAGPARSSAVAAVRSAGRAIAPDPFEPVAAPAEPATPRRRPPRRPARRWRLIALGGAATALLVAGGVTLALVNRHDDRTPPSGSGGGAPTSRPAAFACTSSPPPSATPVVAVSPPADVKYGLREGWTWYDDPTGFRIAAPVGWERWTEGSVTCFRKTGGSRVLSVEAGPARADPVAHWKAEETRLTAAEALPDYRKVDISAMDIFDGGAVWECGWRNAVGVPVHSFRLLANTSADRSYTVSWLTEEFDWQVNAAYLPMIRQSFTPTL; translated from the coding sequence GTGCATCAGTTGCTGATCGCGGGTCGGTACCGGCTGCTCGACCTGGTCGGCACCGGCGGAATGGGCCGGGTGTGGCTTGCTCGCGACGAGATGCTGCATCGCGACGTGGCGGTGAAGGAAATCGTGCCGCCGTCCTGGCTGGCCGAGACCGAGCGCGAGGAACTGCGGCTGCGAACCCTGCGTGAGGCGCGCGCCGCCGCCCGGCTCAACCATCCCAACGTGGTCCGCCTCTACGACGTGGTGCACGACCGGGAGAGCCCCTGGATCGTGATGGAGTACGTGCCGTCGCGGTCGGTGCAGCAGATCATCAGCGCCGAGGGGCCGCTGAGCCCGCAACGCACCGCCCGGATCGGGCTGGCGGTGCTCGCCGCGTTGCGGGCCGCGCACGCCGCCGGGGTGCTGCACCGCGACGTGAAGCCGCACAACGTGCTGGTGGCCGACGACGGGCGGGTGGTGCTCACCGACTTCGGGCTGGCCACCTTCGACGGCGGCGACGGCGTGATGACCGGGCCCGGCACGGTGCTCGGCTCACCACAGTTCGTCGCCCCCGAGCGGGCCCGCGAAGGGGTGTCCGACGCACGCACCGACATGTGGTCGCTGGGCGCGACGCTCTACGCGACGGTCGAGGGGCAGTCACCGTACGCGCGCTCCACCGCGATGGCGACGCTCAGCGCACTGGCCACCGAACCGCCGGACCCGATGCGTCGGGCCGGTCCGTTGGGTCCCGTCCTCACCGGTCTGTTGCAGCGCGACCCCTGGCGGCGGTTGACCGCCGTCGAGGCGGAGCCGCTGCTACGCAGCGCCGCTGCGAGCCACGACGAGCCCGCCGGCCCGGCCCGGTCCTCGGCGGTCGCGGCGGTCCGCAGCGCCGGCCGGGCCATCGCGCCGGACCCGTTCGAACCGGTGGCCGCGCCAGCCGAGCCGGCGACACCGCGCCGACGCCCACCGCGCCGGCCCGCTCGGCGATGGCGTCTGATCGCCCTGGGTGGCGCGGCCACCGCCCTGCTCGTCGCCGGTGGCGTCACACTGGCGTTGGTCAACCGGCACGATGACCGGACCCCACCGTCCGGCTCGGGTGGTGGCGCGCCGACCTCCCGGCCGGCGGCGTTCGCCTGCACGTCGTCCCCGCCACCGTCGGCGACCCCGGTGGTGGCGGTGTCACCGCCGGCCGACGTGAAGTACGGGCTGCGCGAGGGCTGGACCTGGTACGACGACCCGACCGGTTTCCGGATCGCCGCGCCAGTGGGGTGGGAACGCTGGACCGAAGGCTCGGTGACCTGCTTCCGGAAGACCGGCGGGTCCCGCGTGCTCAGCGTCGAGGCCGGGCCCGCCCGCGCGGATCCGGTGGCGCACTGGAAGGCCGAGGAGACCCGGCTGACCGCGGCCGAGGCACTGCCCGACTATCGCAAGGTGGACATCTCAGCCATGGACATCTTCGACGGCGGCGCGGTGTGGGAGTGCGGCTGGCGCAACGCCGTCGGCGTTCCGGTGCACAGCTTCCGGTTGCTGGCCAACACCTCGGCCGACCGCTCCTACACCGTCTCGTGGTTGACAGAAGAGTTCGACTGGCAGGTCAACGCGGCATACTTGCCGATGATCCGGCAGAGCTTCACCCCCACCCTGTGA
- a CDS encoding metal-dependent hydrolase: MMGPQHALSGAAVWLAGSWALEQFADYHQSPLALAVGTAVCAGGALFPDLDMSGKVTKNQGGATVARTFGVFSLFAAEVMEKISLGVYYATKLSRDPRRNNGHRTLTHTLPFTLLVGWGTTALCAAYGKWAVITILFFMFGLALRGLFDEWAERAGWVIITLASAGAAWFTFANLPGGRGYPLIGTALGVGCFVHILGDMITRAGVPILWPIPIKRRMWMMIGLPNSIALRVGSKAEVVGMRIALTVISALATVGLIAPSVLSRFDIDI, encoded by the coding sequence ATGATGGGACCGCAACACGCGCTGTCTGGCGCGGCGGTGTGGCTGGCGGGCTCCTGGGCACTGGAGCAGTTCGCCGACTACCACCAGTCGCCGCTCGCGTTGGCGGTGGGCACCGCGGTGTGCGCCGGTGGCGCGCTCTTTCCCGACCTCGACATGTCGGGCAAGGTGACCAAGAACCAGGGTGGGGCCACCGTGGCCCGTACCTTCGGAGTCTTCTCACTCTTCGCCGCCGAGGTGATGGAGAAGATATCCCTCGGGGTCTACTACGCCACGAAGCTCAGCAGGGACCCCCGCCGCAACAACGGGCACCGGACGCTGACCCACACGCTGCCGTTCACACTGCTGGTCGGCTGGGGCACCACAGCGCTCTGCGCCGCCTACGGCAAGTGGGCGGTCATCACCATCCTGTTCTTCATGTTCGGCCTGGCGCTGCGCGGGCTCTTCGACGAGTGGGCCGAGCGGGCCGGCTGGGTGATCATCACTCTCGCGTCGGCCGGAGCGGCCTGGTTCACCTTCGCCAACCTGCCGGGCGGACGCGGCTATCCGCTGATCGGCACCGCGCTGGGCGTGGGCTGCTTCGTCCACATCCTCGGCGACATGATCACCCGGGCCGGCGTGCCGATCCTCTGGCCGATCCCGATCAAACGGCGCATGTGGATGATGATCGGCCTGCCGAACAGCATCGCCCTGCGCGTCGGCAGCAAGGCCGAGGTGGTCGGAATGCGCATCGCACTGACCGTCATCTCGGCGCTCGCCACAGTCGGCCTGATCGCGCCCTCGGTGCTCAGTCGATTCGACATCGACATATGA
- a CDS encoding amidohydrolase family protein gives MTDPAPVVPPAADDRVPDFCRDLGLPGLADVHVHFLPPRLLRRVWAYFDAAGPLVGTEWPIRYRWSDADRVAHLRRLGVRAFSALAYAHRPGMAAELNRWTLDFAHDTPGCLASATFYPEPDAPVYVEAALAEGAQVFKLHLQVGGFSPTDPALDPVWGMLSDAGVPVVVHAGHAPVGTTHTGPDPFAALLARHPRLTAVVAHLGAPDYRAFLDLAETYERVRLDTTMAFTPFFDQFVPFPADELPRLRELGLAGKVLLGSDFPNIPYPYADQLTGLARLDLGDDWLRAVCWNNAAALFDLP, from the coding sequence ATGACCGATCCGGCGCCGGTGGTCCCGCCAGCCGCGGACGACCGCGTACCGGACTTCTGCCGCGACCTGGGGCTGCCCGGCCTCGCCGACGTGCACGTGCACTTCCTGCCACCGCGACTGCTGCGTCGGGTGTGGGCCTACTTCGACGCCGCCGGGCCGCTGGTCGGCACCGAATGGCCGATCCGCTACCGGTGGAGCGACGCCGACCGGGTCGCGCACCTGCGCCGGCTCGGCGTGCGGGCGTTCAGCGCCCTGGCGTACGCCCACCGGCCCGGCATGGCGGCGGAGCTCAACCGCTGGACGCTGGATTTCGCCCACGACACCCCCGGGTGCCTCGCCTCGGCCACGTTCTACCCCGAGCCGGACGCCCCCGTGTACGTCGAGGCGGCCCTCGCCGAAGGCGCCCAAGTGTTCAAGCTGCACCTCCAGGTGGGTGGGTTCTCACCGACCGATCCGGCGCTGGACCCGGTCTGGGGGATGCTGTCCGACGCGGGGGTGCCGGTGGTGGTGCACGCCGGACACGCCCCGGTGGGGACCACCCACACCGGCCCGGACCCGTTCGCCGCCCTGCTCGCCCGCCATCCCCGGCTGACCGCCGTGGTGGCGCACCTGGGCGCCCCGGACTACCGGGCCTTCCTCGACCTCGCCGAGACGTACGAGCGGGTCCGACTGGACACCACAATGGCGTTCACGCCCTTCTTCGACCAGTTCGTCCCCTTCCCCGCTGACGAGTTGCCCCGATTGCGGGAGTTGGGGCTGGCCGGCAAGGTGCTGCTGGGCAGCGACTTCCCGAACATCCCGTACCCGTACGCCGACCAGCTGACCGGGCTGGCCCGACTGGACCTGGGCGACGACTGGCTGCGCGCGGTCTGCTGGAACAACGCCGCCGCCCTCTTCGACCTGCCCTGA
- a CDS encoding LacI family DNA-binding transcriptional regulator: MHDVARLAQVSVSTVSYVLTGTRPISQATRNKVLAAMAQLDYQPNAMARGLASRRSRILGLLMPMDERGLGATETAFVTGAAAAASVAGYHLVLSPVGGGNLDDLRRLASQRMLDGVVLMEVQLADERVTVLQEAGVPLVLIGRTGDTSTLSYVDIDFDQTVREAVAHLVGLGHRRIVYVNHSAATLASGYGPALRTRDAFTAAMTGHGLEPVMIAAEDSAAGGRAALAAAFAQAPELTAVLAMNETAIFGILGELTGRGLSVPDDVSVVSMVTSPQVAELATPALTAMTSPGSALGRIAIEALTRHLDGPADLRHQQLLPCALEVRGSTAAPRRSALASSAPSSNDGG; the protein is encoded by the coding sequence ATGCACGACGTCGCCCGCCTCGCGCAGGTCTCGGTCAGCACCGTCTCGTACGTGCTCACCGGCACCCGGCCGATCTCGCAGGCCACCCGCAACAAGGTGCTCGCCGCGATGGCCCAGCTCGACTACCAGCCCAACGCGATGGCCCGCGGGCTGGCCAGTCGCCGCAGCCGGATCCTCGGCCTGCTGATGCCGATGGACGAACGCGGCCTCGGCGCCACCGAGACCGCCTTCGTCACCGGTGCCGCCGCCGCGGCCAGTGTCGCCGGCTACCACCTGGTGCTCTCGCCGGTCGGTGGGGGCAACCTCGACGACCTGCGTCGGCTGGCCAGCCAGCGGATGCTCGACGGGGTCGTGCTGATGGAGGTCCAGCTGGCCGACGAGCGGGTCACAGTGCTCCAGGAGGCGGGGGTGCCGCTGGTGCTGATCGGCCGCACCGGCGACACCAGCACGCTCTCCTACGTCGACATCGACTTCGACCAGACCGTCCGGGAGGCCGTCGCGCACCTGGTCGGCCTCGGGCACCGGCGGATCGTCTACGTCAACCACTCGGCCGCCACGCTGGCCAGCGGTTACGGGCCCGCGCTGCGTACCCGTGACGCCTTCACCGCGGCGATGACCGGGCACGGCCTGGAGCCGGTGATGATCGCGGCCGAGGACAGCGCCGCCGGCGGGCGGGCCGCCCTGGCCGCCGCGTTCGCGCAGGCCCCGGAGCTGACCGCGGTGCTGGCCATGAACGAGACGGCGATTTTCGGCATCCTCGGCGAGTTGACCGGCCGCGGCCTGTCGGTGCCCGACGACGTCTCCGTCGTCTCGATGGTCACCTCGCCGCAGGTCGCCGAACTGGCCACCCCGGCGCTGACCGCTATGACGTCACCCGGTTCGGCGCTCGGCCGGATCGCGATCGAGGCGCTGACGCGCCACCTGGACGGCCCCGCAGACCTTCGGCACCAGCAACTGCTGCCGTGCGCGTTGGAGGTCCGGGGGTCGACCGCCGCGCCCCGGCGGTCGGCACTGGCCAGCTCTGCCCCATCGTCGAACGACGGAGGCTGA
- a CDS encoding ABC transporter substrate-binding protein gives MQRFRRLVAAIALAATATTTVAACGGGDNGDNSDAKVLKLWHYESENSAMGIGWNRAIEIFKSEHPGVEVRFERKAFEQIQQNAGMIINSSEGPDIMEYNKGNATAGLLSSQGLLADLSSEADKRGWAGKLSPSLQTTARYSDKGVMGSGKWFGVPNYGEYVTVYYNKDLFQQNGVKVPTTMAEMTAAMDTFVGKGVTPLGMAGAEYPAGQLFYQLALSKGDRQFVDNYQLYKNPVDFKADPLKYGADTFAQWVQKGYVAKNSASLKAEDMGTAFIGGKVPMIVSGSWWYGRFKTEMKANWDTFLFPGNTLQAGSSGNLWVVPENSKAKSLAYDFIDITLRPEIQDLIGNNGGVPVAADASKISDPKDRKLIEDFNTVSKSDGLAFYPDWPVPGYYDVLVSGFQGLINGSKSPDQVLDTIAKPYADGVKEITGK, from the coding sequence ATGCAGCGATTCCGTCGGCTCGTCGCCGCGATCGCCCTGGCGGCGACCGCGACGACCACCGTGGCCGCCTGCGGCGGTGGTGACAACGGGGACAACAGCGACGCCAAGGTTCTCAAGCTCTGGCACTACGAGAGCGAGAACAGCGCCATGGGGATCGGTTGGAACCGGGCGATCGAGATCTTCAAGTCCGAGCACCCGGGCGTCGAGGTGCGCTTCGAGCGCAAGGCGTTCGAGCAGATCCAGCAGAACGCGGGCATGATCATCAACTCGTCCGAGGGCCCGGACATCATGGAGTACAACAAGGGCAACGCCACCGCCGGGTTGCTCTCCTCCCAGGGCCTGCTGGCCGACCTGAGCAGCGAGGCCGACAAGCGCGGTTGGGCCGGCAAGCTCAGCCCCAGCCTGCAGACCACCGCCCGCTACAGCGACAAGGGCGTGATGGGTTCCGGCAAGTGGTTCGGTGTGCCGAACTACGGCGAGTACGTCACCGTCTACTACAACAAGGACCTGTTCCAGCAGAACGGCGTCAAGGTTCCGACCACGATGGCCGAGATGACCGCCGCCATGGACACCTTCGTCGGCAAGGGCGTCACCCCGCTGGGCATGGCCGGCGCCGAGTACCCGGCCGGGCAGCTCTTCTACCAGCTCGCCCTCTCCAAGGGCGACCGGCAGTTCGTCGACAACTACCAGCTCTACAAGAACCCTGTCGACTTCAAGGCCGACCCGCTCAAGTACGGCGCGGACACCTTCGCCCAGTGGGTGCAGAAGGGTTACGTCGCGAAGAACTCGGCCAGCCTCAAGGCCGAGGACATGGGCACCGCCTTCATCGGCGGCAAGGTTCCGATGATCGTCTCGGGTAGCTGGTGGTACGGCCGGTTCAAGACCGAGATGAAGGCCAACTGGGACACCTTCCTCTTCCCCGGCAACACCCTGCAGGCCGGCTCGTCCGGAAACCTGTGGGTGGTCCCGGAGAACAGCAAGGCCAAGAGCCTGGCGTACGACTTCATCGACATCACCCTGCGTCCGGAGATCCAGGACCTGATCGGCAACAACGGTGGTGTTCCGGTCGCCGCTGACGCGTCGAAGATCAGCGACCCGAAGGACCGCAAGCTGATCGAGGACTTCAACACCGTCAGCAAGTCCGACGGTCTCGCCTTCTACCCGGACTGGCCGGTCCCCGGCTACTACGACGTGCTGGTCTCCGGCTTCCAGGGTCTGATCAACGGCTCGAAGTCGCCCGACCAGGTCCTCGACACGATCGCCAAGCCGTACGCCGATGGCGTCAAGGAGATCACCGGCAAGTGA